A region of the Streptococcus suis genome:
ATCCGTTGCAACAATGTACTGATAGTCCAAGTTCTTCACTTGGTTCATCATCCGCTTGCGCTCACGTGGAGGAATATCCCCATGAATCTTTGCGACACGAAGACCATTCGCAGTCAAATAGCTATGTAATTCATCTGCACGTGTCTTTGTATTGACAAAAATCATGGCCAAGTAAGGTTGCATGAGCTTGGTTACTTCCAAGATTTGAGTATTACGGTCACGCCCCTTGGTTGAAATCAGCCAGTTTTCAATTGTATCTGAAATGACCGTATGGGTCTTGATTTGTTCCATGACTGGATTGGACAAGTATTTTTTCAAAAACGGTTGGAGTTTCTGCGGAATGGTCGCTGAAAAGACCATAAATTGCAAGTCTTTTGGCAGGCTGCCAGCAATCTTATCAACTGTTTCCAAAAAGCCCATGTCCAAGGTCATATCTGCCTCATCCACCACAAAGGTTTTGGCTTTATGGATAGCAAGGTCACCTGATTTGACCAAATCATAGATACGCCCTGGTGTCCCAACAACAATGTGAGGCTGACTAGCTTGAAGCTTGTCAATTTGACGGTTCTTATCCGTACCGCCAACATAATTGGTCACACGAACTTCGATGTCCGAATGACTAGCCAACTGGCGTGCCGCTTGATAAATCTGAGTAGCCAGTTCACGAGATGGGGCTGTAATAACAGCCTGAACTTGGTCCAATTCCTCATTTAATTTTTGGAAAATCGGGATCAAGAAGGTATGGGTCTTACCCGAACCTGTTTTTGATTCCCCTATCAAGTCTCGCCCTGACAAAACAACAGGAATCAATTTCTCCTGAACTTCTGTCGGCTGGACAAAGTTAATTTCTTTCAAAGCCTCCTGAATATAAGGCTTGAGTTTCATATCTGTAAATTTCATAGTTCCCTCTTTAGTTGTACTGCCCTCTATTATAGCACGATTTAGGTGGACAAGCAAAAGGGAGTGGGAAAGAACTCGACCAAGATAAAAAGAGTTCGTCTTCCCACCCCCGCACAGTTGATTAGGCCAGATTTGGAGTGCAAAACACGAACAAATCTGCCAATCAACCACTGCGCTGAGATGTTGACACGAACTCTGAGTAGTGGTCCTGGGCTTTTTGCCCAGCCTCAATCAACTCTCGCTTGCTTCAGTAAATTCTGCCTCAATAATTCCAAGTTCCTTCTCTTCTTCCAAACTTGCTTTAAAGGCCTCAGTGAGTTCTAATTCTCCATCAAAATCACCATTTATTTTTTTCACAAATGTGTCTGCCAACATCCCTCCCATGGGCTGGAAGGTAAAATAGGTCAAACCTCCTGAAATCAGACCACCCAAAATAGGAACTGCATTGGCAATGGTCTTTTCAATAGTCTTTTTGGTAATTTTCACACCAATCACTGCGGCTACCTTTTTCACCAAGGGATGGGAGCGGGAAAGAACTCGACTGGTCAAAAAAAGAGTTCGTCTTCCCGCCCCCGCACAGTTGATTAGAACAGATTTGGAGTGTAAAACACGAACAAATCTGCCAATCAACCACTGCGCTGAGATGTTGACACGAACCCTGCGAAGCGAGATTGGTCTTTTTGCCCAGCCTACAAAGCCTGCATAGCTACTTTTTTACCGATATTAGCTCCGACTGTCTTGGATACTTTATTGAGAAGAACTGCTGAACCACCTGCTCCAAACATGACACCAATGTAGGCAATAATGCGGATTTGAACCTCTTCTGAAATTTCCTTCCCTTCACCAACAAATAATTCATCTTCACCAAAAAGATAAGCGATTTGTTGCGACAAATTCAAGGCAAAACCAAAATACTGAGCTATATCAGCAGTACCTGCCGCCACCGCTGTAAATGGATTCCCCGGTAAACCAGCTGCGAAAGAAATCAAAGATGTTTTCGTAGTCATATCATTAATGATTTTTTCAGCTTCCTTACGCAAAGCTTTTGTAGTGAAGACCGCCGTTGGTCCATCCGCAATAATTTTATCTAGATAGGGACTATCTTTGAAACGAGTCTTCAAAAATTCTTCCCGATTGACTTTAACCATAGGAAGTTGACTAGCAGCTGTCATGGTTTGAATAACCACTCCATATAACTGTTCTTGATTGAATTGTTCCATTTTTATCCTCCACCAATTCTCTCTCTATTTTACCCCCCTCGACCATATTTGTCAAGGTAAAAAAACAGCATTTCTGCTGTTTCTGACATTTTATAGATAAAGAATAGCTAGGGTAATCAAGCTCATGATGAGACCGACTGACCAGAGGAAAAAATCAACTTTCCACTCGCTCCATTTTTCAGCTTTTCCGGTCAAACCTCCAAGCTCCAAATGGTGATGAAAAGGAGTCATACGGAAGATACGACGACCTTCTCCAAAGCGTTTTTTGGTGTATTTAAAATATGAAACTTGCAACATAACAGAGGACGTTTCAATGACATAAACCAGGCCGATAAGGAGGAGGGTCCATTCCTGACGGAGAGCAATTGAAATAGTTGCCAACATACCACCGAGAGCCAAACTTCCCACATCCCCCATGAAAATCTTCGCTGGTTTACGGTTATAAACAAAGAAACCGAGCAAGCCTCCAATCATGGTCACACAAACTAGAAGAATATCAAATTTTTGCTCATTGAAGGCGATGACAGAGTAAGCTAGAAGACTGATAACAACTGAGATAGAAGCCAATCCATCAATACCATCTGTCAAATTAACTGCATTTGAAAAACCGACCAGCCAGAACAGAACAAATGGGAAATAAAGAACTCCCAGATGTACCATGTGACCAAATACATTCAATTCTCCGCTACCTGCTCCTCTTACGTGTACAAAGTAGAAGACAATACCTCCTAAAATTTGTAGAGCAAGCTTTTGTTTAGGATTAAGACCTTCATTTATTTTACGGAAAATTTTTAAAAAGTCATCCAAAAATCCTACTACACCATAAAGGGCAAGGATGAAGAGGATGGCAAGGACACCACCCGTCAACAGTTGAAAGGCCGTTGCAAACAACAAGCTGACAAGTATCGCAACAACGAGAAAAACGGTTCCCCCCATTGTTGGTGTACCTGCCTTAAACTGATGTTGTTTCACATCTTCGTGCATCTGTTGCCCCTCGATGCGTTTGGCTTGATAAAATGTAATAAATCGTGGGATTAAAAGAACGGTTGCTAGAAAAGCTACCAATCCCGACATAAGTGCGAATTGCATGTTAGTCTCCTAAGGTTATTGTTATTTTCTCGGTTTTATTCAAAGCGGTACCAACCTCTACACTTTGGTCGACTACTTTTGAACCCGTTCCTTTATAGGTCACTTCAATACCAGTCCATTCAGCAAATATATCCATATTCTCTTTGGTGATTGCGTACAGGTCTGGCATTTCTTCGAATTTATTTGTCAAGAGTAGAACCTGTTGGTTGGCGATTACGTTACTTCCTTTTTCGACTGAAACTTTTTTAATTTCAGCACCGTTTCCAAGGATAGCTGGTTGAACTAATTGACGGCGAAGTTCCTCAGCTGACTCGCCTGGTGCCTTACCAATGAGGTCTGGCAATTGATACTCTGTCTCATTAGCAACCCGGGTCAATGCTGGCGCAGGTGAATCCAGATTCAAATTGTCTTTCAACAGCATCGCTTCTTTCAATGTGGGACTGACAATGTCACGCCAAGACAGGACATTTAATACTTCCGGTTGGCGAATGGTCACATACATGATAAATTCAGGGTCCTCAGCAGGGATCATGGCTACTACAGAGTTGGTGTAGGCACCTTTAATGTACCCTTGACCATCTTCGCTGGCAATTTCGGCTGATCCTGATTTCATGGCAATATCATAGCCTTCCACCTGAATAGCTGGACCCTGCAAATCATGAGAGTAGAGTGTTCCGAACACAGGGTCTGTTCCGACATTGATCATATAGCCGAGAGTATCGTCCGCCGCTTTTTCCGAAACAGGGTTCCCGACTTCTTCTTTCGAAGAAACTCTAGCTGTATCTGTATTAGGATCATAAAGAGCTGAGATGAATTTAGGCTCTAGCATAATACCATTGTTCGCAATGGCGGTAAAACTACGAAGCATCTGTGCTTGGTTTGCAGAAATCCCCTGACCAAACGTTGACATGGCGATAGAAACAATGTTATCCTCTGGTACCATTCCTGGTGCCTCGTCCCCCATACCAAATCGTGTTGGGTAACCATAGCGAAATCTAGCAAGGTAGTTTAACCACTTTTCATCCCCCATTTCTTGTTGCAACAACGTCATTCCAACGTTACTTGAGAGTGAAAAACCCTGAGCAAAATTTAACGTAACAGCCTCTTTTCCGTCGTTCACAGTCCAGTCGTTAATTTTTGCATCAGCAATCGTATACTCAGAGTTTGTGTAATAGGCATTTGGATTAAAGGTCCCATTATCAATCGCTGCAGCTAAAGTTAACACCTTCATGGTAGAACCAGGTTCAAATGCCTCTTGATAGAGCAATGAGCGCTCTATCATCCCTTCCTCACCAAGTCCTTCCTTGGTATCCGAATCATAGCTGGGACGTTGTGTAGTCGCTAAAATTTCTCCTGTTTTGGCAGAAATAAGAGTTGCATTTGCATATTTACCTTTTGCCGTATCAAAGAATGTATTCATATTGGTTTCTAAGGAACGTTGTAAATCTGCCGAAATTGTTGTATATACATCTTGGCCATTAACCGTTTCTTGTTCGACAGATTCCGTACCAGGCAGTATCCTACCTTGACTATCTTTTTCATAGATAACCTTACCATCTTGACCTGCAAGGATGTCATTCAAATAATATTCCATCCCACTCATACCTTGAAGACTATGACTACCATCCTTATTTTCAATTAAGTTAGCCAAGCCAACAAAAATTGAGGCAAAATTTCCATTAGGATACATTCTTCCAGGACTGGCATTAAAGGCAATCCCTTTAATACCAGCTGCTTTCATCTCTTCTTGAATTGACGACATTGTACTATAGGAAATATTTTTACCAAGCGTACCAAAATAGACCTGTTTTAAATCAGGCTGATTTAATTGCTTGTTAACATAATCCGTCTCCATCCCAAGGTACTTATTAAAAATATCGGCAACCTTTTGAAACTGAGACGATTCAACATATAGTACTTCCTGAAATTCAGACACGTATTCCTTATCAATAATCGCATAAATAGTGTAGGTGGTTGAATCTTCTGCGATTGGTACGCCAGTGCGATCATAGATTGTTCCGCGTTTTGCCTGAATGGTAACTTCTTGCTGATGTACTGCAGCAGCTCGCTCTGACAAAGACACACCTGAACGACTATCCGTTCCAATAATGTAAGCAAAATTGATTAAAAAGATAAAAAAGACGAAAACCGTCAAGAGAAGTAAATGCTGACCTACTCTCCGACGATTTTTTGACGGAACATATCGTTTTTTCAAGACATACCGCAAGAGTTTATTATTTCTTCTGGGCATTATTCGGCTACTCCAATATTGTCATTATTAAAAGTTAATCCAGCTTTTTCAGCAATTTCCATCAAGCGAGCTGAACGTGTCAATTCATTGACAGCTTGCTTTGCATCGTTAATTTCAATCTGTTTTTGACTAATATCTTGATTGACTTTGGCCATGCCAGATTGAAGTTGCAAAAGCCGCGTTTGCATAAAGATAATTCCTATCGCAAGGGCTAATCCAGATAATACGATGCTTGAATAGAAGGCTTTTTCTACACGTGTGAAGGTTCTAATTTTATCACCGATAACCCGCATAGTGGCTTCTCTACGTTTTTCTTGCAACATAGACTCTCTCCTATTTATGTACTTTCTTAGCTACACGCAGTTTGGCTGAATGCGCACGATTATTATCTTCTAGCTCCTCTTGACTTGGCAAAATCGGCTTACGATTGACCAATTCAAGTGGCGCCTTCAAGTCGTCTGGAATAAATGGCAAACCTTTTGGAACATCAATCGTACTTGCTTCCTTAAAGAGTTGTTTGGTCAGACGATCTTCTAAGGAATGGAAAGTAATAACAGAAATTCGTCCATCCAAAGCCAATAAGTCAATGGCCTGCTGGATAGATTCGTCTGCTGCTCCCAACTCATCGTTGACCTCAATCCGAATCGCTTGGAAAATCTGCTTAGCAGGATGCCCCTTCTTCTTAAGTTCCTTGGCTGGCTTGGCAGATTTGATCAGCTCTGCCAACTCAGTCGTTGTTTCAATCGGCTTGACCGCACGCGCCTGTTCAATCTTACGAGCAATCTGCTTGGAAAATTTATCCTCACCGTATTTAAAGAAAATCCGTACCAAGTCGTGATAGTCATAGTTATTGACCACATCATATGCCGTCAACTGACCATCTCGATTCATCCGCATGTCCAATGGTGCGTCCTGCTTATAGGAAAAACCTCGCTCTCGTTCGTCTAACTGTGGACTAGATACTCCTAAATCATAACAAATCCCATCAATCTCTGTTACACCTAGCTCCGCCAAGCGAGTCTTGAGATTGCGAAAATTGTCCTTGATAAAGGTCACTTGTCCTTTTTCAATGTAGTCTGCCAAGCGGATTTGGGCATGGTCAATGGCCGTCTGATCCTGGTCAAAGGCATAAAGATGCCCACCATCCGTCAACTGACTGAGCAGATACTCACTATGCCCTGCTCCCCCCAGCGTTGCATCTACATAAATTCCATTTGGTTTGATGCCTAACATATCGACTGTCTCATGCAAGAGAACAGTTGTGTGATTAAATTCCTTGCTCATATCTTTTCTATTGTACCACAAAACAATACAAAAAGTTGTTGCAAACTTT
Encoded here:
- the ftsL gene encoding cell division protein FtsL is translated as MLQEKRREATMRVIGDKIRTFTRVEKAFYSSIVLSGLALAIGIIFMQTRLLQLQSGMAKVNQDISQKQIEINDAKQAVNELTRSARLMEIAEKAGLTFNNDNIGVAE
- a CDS encoding ATP-dependent helicase, with product MKFTDMKLKPYIQEALKEINFVQPTEVQEKLIPVVLSGRDLIGESKTGSGKTHTFLIPIFQKLNEELDQVQAVITAPSRELATQIYQAARQLASHSDIEVRVTNYVGGTDKNRQIDKLQASQPHIVVGTPGRIYDLVKSGDLAIHKAKTFVVDEADMTLDMGFLETVDKIAGSLPKDLQFMVFSATIPQKLQPFLKKYLSNPVMEQIKTHTVISDTIENWLISTKGRDRNTQILEVTKLMQPYLAMIFVNTKTRADELHSYLTANGLRVAKIHGDIPPRERKRMMNQVKNLDYQYIVATDLAARGIDIEGVSHVINDAIPQDLSFFVHRVGRTGRNGLSGIAITLYQPSDDADIRELEKLNIKFLPKEMKNGEFVDTYDRDRRANREKSREKLDLEMIGLVKKKKKKVKPGYKKKIQWAVDEKRRKTKRVEARAKGRAERKAKRQTF
- a CDS encoding phospho-N-acetylmuramoyl-pentapeptide-transferase, which gives rise to MQFALMSGLVAFLATVLLIPRFITFYQAKRIEGQQMHEDVKQHQFKAGTPTMGGTVFLVVAILVSLLFATAFQLLTGGVLAILFILALYGVVGFLDDFLKIFRKINEGLNPKQKLALQILGGIVFYFVHVRGAGSGELNVFGHMVHLGVLYFPFVLFWLVGFSNAVNLTDGIDGLASISVVISLLAYSVIAFNEQKFDILLVCVTMIGGLLGFFVYNRKPAKIFMGDVGSLALGGMLATISIALRQEWTLLLIGLVYVIETSSVMLQVSYFKYTKKRFGEGRRIFRMTPFHHHLELGGLTGKAEKWSEWKVDFFLWSVGLIMSLITLAILYL
- a CDS encoding 16S rRNA (cytosine(1402)-N(4))-methyltransferase RsmH (catalyzes the methylation of the N4 position of C1402 on the 16S rRNA); translated protein: MSKEFNHTTVLLHETVDMLGIKPNGIYVDATLGGAGHSEYLLSQLTDGGHLYAFDQDQTAIDHAQIRLADYIEKGQVTFIKDNFRNLKTRLAELGVTEIDGICYDLGVSSPQLDERERGFSYKQDAPLDMRMNRDGQLTAYDVVNNYDYHDLVRIFFKYGEDKFSKQIARKIEQARAVKPIETTTELAELIKSAKPAKELKKKGHPAKQIFQAIRIEVNDELGAADESIQQAIDLLALDGRISVITFHSLEDRLTKQLFKEASTIDVPKGLPFIPDDLKAPLELVNRKPILPSQEELEDNNRAHSAKLRVAKKVHK
- a CDS encoding PTS lactose transporter subunit IIB, with protein sequence MIGVKITKKTIEKTIANAVPILGGLISGGLTYFTFQPMGGMLADTFVKKINGDFDGELELTEAFKASLEEEKELGIIEAEFTEASES
- a CDS encoding penicillin-binding protein gives rise to the protein MPRRNNKLLRYVLKKRYVPSKNRRRVGQHLLLLTVFVFFIFLINFAYIIGTDSRSGVSLSERAAAVHQQEVTIQAKRGTIYDRTGVPIAEDSTTYTIYAIIDKEYVSEFQEVLYVESSQFQKVADIFNKYLGMETDYVNKQLNQPDLKQVYFGTLGKNISYSTMSSIQEEMKAAGIKGIAFNASPGRMYPNGNFASIFVGLANLIENKDGSHSLQGMSGMEYYLNDILAGQDGKVIYEKDSQGRILPGTESVEQETVNGQDVYTTISADLQRSLETNMNTFFDTAKGKYANATLISAKTGEILATTQRPSYDSDTKEGLGEEGMIERSLLYQEAFEPGSTMKVLTLAAAIDNGTFNPNAYYTNSEYTIADAKINDWTVNDGKEAVTLNFAQGFSLSSNVGMTLLQQEMGDEKWLNYLARFRYGYPTRFGMGDEAPGMVPEDNIVSIAMSTFGQGISANQAQMLRSFTAIANNGIMLEPKFISALYDPNTDTARVSSKEEVGNPVSEKAADDTLGYMINVGTDPVFGTLYSHDLQGPAIQVEGYDIAMKSGSAEIASEDGQGYIKGAYTNSVVAMIPAEDPEFIMYVTIRQPEVLNVLSWRDIVSPTLKEAMLLKDNLNLDSPAPALTRVANETEYQLPDLIGKAPGESAEELRRQLVQPAILGNGAEIKKVSVEKGSNVIANQQVLLLTNKFEEMPDLYAITKENMDIFAEWTGIEVTYKGTGSKVVDQSVEVGTALNKTEKITITLGD